One genomic region from Mycobacterium basiliense encodes:
- a CDS encoding metal ABC transporter solute-binding protein, Zn/Mn family: MAPAVVVMAHRLSAILFCAIASSAPVACGVAGPAHPGAGAIVASTDVWGSVASAVAGGHVTVKSIVAGAAADPHSYQPTPADAAEIADAALVIYNGGGYDPWVDRLLANHPAIDAVNAYSFLGAADNGYQPDEHVFYNLSVAKAVAATIAERLALIDPTNASSYRANAAEFGRDADTIANSEHAIAIAYPATGVLATEPVVHYLLAASGLIDRTPAAFATASENDDDPAPADMASVLDLINHREVSALLVNPQTTTAATADLQAAARRAGVPVTEVSETLPSGTDYLTWQRDTVNQLRAALRSTR; this comes from the coding sequence ATGGCTCCGGCGGTGGTGGTGATGGCGCACCGGCTCTCAGCCATCCTGTTCTGCGCCATCGCATCGAGCGCCCCGGTCGCCTGCGGCGTTGCCGGCCCGGCGCACCCGGGCGCGGGCGCGATAGTGGCCTCCACCGACGTGTGGGGCAGCGTGGCGAGCGCGGTCGCCGGCGGCCATGTCACCGTGAAGTCGATCGTGGCCGGCGCCGCCGCCGATCCGCACTCTTACCAACCGACTCCCGCGGATGCGGCCGAAATCGCCGACGCGGCCCTGGTGATCTACAACGGCGGCGGCTATGACCCATGGGTCGATCGGCTGCTGGCCAACCATCCGGCCATCGACGCGGTCAACGCCTACTCCTTCCTTGGCGCCGCCGACAATGGATACCAGCCTGACGAACACGTCTTCTACAACTTGAGCGTCGCCAAGGCGGTCGCCGCCACCATCGCTGAGCGGTTGGCGCTGATCGACCCCACCAACGCCTCGTCATACCGGGCCAACGCCGCGGAATTCGGCCGCGACGCCGACACGATCGCCAACTCCGAACATGCCATCGCCATCGCATACCCGGCCACCGGTGTGCTCGCGACCGAACCCGTGGTGCACTACCTGCTGGCGGCCTCGGGACTGATCGATCGGACCCCGGCCGCCTTCGCCACGGCCAGCGAAAACGACGACGATCCCGCCCCCGCAGACATGGCGTCGGTGCTGGATCTGATCAACCACCGAGAGGTTTCTGCGCTGCTGGTCAACCCGCAGACGACCACCGCCGCCACCGCGGATCTGCAGGCGGCCGCCCGTCGGGCAGGTGTTCCGGTGACCGAAGTATCCGAAACGCTGCCGAGCGGCACCGATTACCTGACGTGGCAGCGCGACACCGTCAACCAACTCCGCGCCGCCTTGCGGTCGACCCGCTGA